The Microbulbifer hydrolyticus genome has a segment encoding these proteins:
- a CDS encoding DUF2489 domain-containing protein: protein MTEVPVWILVIAGLIIFVLSAVATYYCLELRKARKLQKQQLAEIEVAAEAQRERVNTSIQIIAKTLLDEGVGLTEASLRIRVLLDSLQVEPTVKEEFVAFYKVADQTSHIPILQDWKKLTRKEQFAFEKEMARVESEYRDFALDAAKRILGRNF, encoded by the coding sequence ATGACTGAAGTACCTGTATGGATACTGGTAATTGCCGGCTTGATTATTTTTGTGTTGTCGGCAGTGGCTACCTATTACTGCCTGGAGTTGCGCAAGGCGCGCAAGCTGCAGAAGCAGCAACTGGCCGAGATCGAAGTGGCGGCGGAAGCACAGCGCGAGCGGGTCAATACCAGTATTCAGATCATTGCCAAGACGTTGCTGGATGAGGGTGTCGGGCTTACCGAAGCGTCCCTGCGTATTCGCGTGTTACTGGATTCACTGCAGGTAGAGCCGACGGTCAAGGAAGAGTTTGTGGCCTTTTACAAGGTGGCGGACCAGACCAGCCATATTCCGATCCTTCAGGACTGGAAAAAGCTTACCCGCAAAGAGCAGTTTGCGTTCGAGAAAGAGATGGCGCGGGTGGAATCGGAGTACCGGGACTTTGCCCTGGATGCCGCCAAGCGGATTCTTGGCCGCAACTTCTGA
- the trmA gene encoding tRNA (uridine(54)-C5)-methyltransferase TrmA, protein MALHRVNTDDYQQQLDHKVDRLRQAYAPFTSLAPEVYPSPPNHYRLRAEFKMWQEGGRVDYAMYKQGEYKKPFVIEEFTVGSRRINELMPPLLDAINQSEILRKRLFCTEFLTTLSGDALITLIYHKPLDDAWEQEARALQEALGVPILGRSRKQKLVLDRDYVIEKLDIDGRTYQYKQVEGSFTQPNGEICRSMIQWARSCCEDASGDLLELYCGNGNFTIPLAEKFRKVLATEISKVSVNSAQENIAVNGVENLDIVRLSSEEFTQAIDKVRPFRRLKDFDLDSYDFSTVLVDPPRAGLDADTCAMIARYPRILYISCNPQTQLENLEELTKTHKIERFAIFDQFPYTDHTESAVLLVKK, encoded by the coding sequence ATGGCTCTTCACCGCGTAAACACCGACGACTACCAGCAGCAACTGGACCACAAGGTCGATCGCCTGCGTCAGGCCTACGCACCCTTTACCAGCCTTGCGCCGGAAGTTTACCCCTCCCCGCCAAACCATTACCGCCTGCGTGCGGAGTTCAAGATGTGGCAGGAAGGTGGCCGCGTCGATTACGCCATGTACAAGCAGGGCGAATACAAAAAGCCGTTTGTGATTGAAGAGTTTACCGTGGGCTCCCGCCGTATCAACGAATTGATGCCGCCACTGCTCGACGCCATCAATCAGAGCGAAATCCTGCGCAAGCGGCTATTCTGTACCGAGTTTCTCACCACCCTGAGCGGCGATGCGCTGATCACGCTGATATACCACAAGCCGCTGGACGATGCCTGGGAACAGGAAGCCCGTGCTCTGCAAGAGGCCCTCGGCGTACCGATCCTCGGTCGCTCGCGCAAACAGAAGCTGGTGCTGGACCGGGACTACGTCATCGAGAAGCTGGACATCGACGGCCGTACGTATCAGTACAAGCAGGTGGAAGGCAGCTTCACCCAGCCCAACGGCGAAATCTGCCGTTCCATGATCCAGTGGGCGCGCAGCTGCTGTGAAGATGCTTCAGGAGATTTGCTGGAGCTTTACTGCGGCAATGGCAACTTCACCATTCCGCTGGCAGAAAAATTCCGCAAGGTGCTCGCCACGGAAATCTCAAAGGTGTCGGTAAACTCCGCGCAGGAAAATATCGCGGTGAACGGTGTGGAAAACCTGGATATCGTGCGCCTGTCGAGCGAGGAGTTCACTCAGGCCATCGACAAGGTCCGCCCTTTTCGCCGCCTGAAAGACTTCGACCTGGACAGCTACGATTTTTCAACCGTGCTGGTCGACCCGCCCCGCGCCGGCCTCGACGCCGACACCTGCGCGATGATCGCGCGCTATCCGCGTATTCTGTATATCTCGTGCAACCCGCAGACCCAGCTCGAGAACCTCGAGGAACTGACCAAAACTCACAAGATTGAACGGTTTGCGATATTTGATCAGTTCCCGTACACGGATCACACGGAATCCGCCGTACTGCTGGTTAAAAAATAA
- the tusB gene encoding sulfurtransferase complex subunit TusB, whose translation MTLHIVNQSPHTGSALRDCLASFAEGDALLLIEDGVYGAAGHQPLPENNVYCLQADADARGITLAANVEGIDDLRWVSLCTEHNPVVSWFK comes from the coding sequence ATGACGCTGCACATTGTCAACCAGTCTCCCCATACCGGCAGCGCGCTGCGTGACTGCCTCGCAAGCTTTGCCGAAGGCGATGCCCTGTTGCTGATCGAAGACGGCGTGTACGGCGCTGCAGGTCACCAGCCACTGCCGGAAAACAACGTCTACTGTCTGCAGGCCGATGCGGACGCCCGCGGCATTACCCTTGCGGCAAATGTCGAGGGTATTGACGACCTGCGCTGGGTATCCCTGTGCACCGAGCACAATCCTGTCGTCAGCTGGTTCAAGTGA
- a CDS encoding TusE/DsrC/DsvC family sulfur relay protein: MSNLVIEGREIPLDKEGFLRNLEDWSPEVAEALAAQENIELTEDHWDVIRLLQAFYTEFELSPAMRPLVKYVGQNLGPEKGRSIFLMKLFPPSPAKIGSKIAGLPKPTNCL, encoded by the coding sequence ATGAGCAATCTCGTAATCGAAGGGCGGGAAATTCCGCTGGACAAGGAAGGTTTCCTGCGCAACCTGGAAGACTGGAGCCCCGAGGTGGCCGAGGCACTGGCCGCACAGGAAAACATTGAGCTGACCGAGGACCACTGGGATGTGATTCGCCTGCTGCAGGCGTTTTACACAGAGTTTGAACTCTCTCCGGCGATGCGCCCACTGGTGAAGTATGTAGGGCAGAATCTGGGACCAGAAAAAGGCCGCAGTATTTTCCTGATGAAACTGTTTCCACCGAGCCCCGCCAAGATCGGCAGCAAGATTGCAGGGCTACCCAAACCCACCAACTGCCTGTGA
- a CDS encoding AEC family transporter — protein sequence MDAILDTFSFALSVTAPIFLTLLVGYGLARVNLLSESFVDDASKLVFLVTLPALLFFNIFGSNAHLGDEWPLLLAGLIGTILTVPLAWLVARPLEHGDRSAFIQGAFRGNLGIIGLAWAANAYGASGLAQAALLMAVITIFYNIAAVALFAVYSQKAQFSWNKLAKDILRNPLIVAIVLALVSKAVGLRLPQVIVQTGEYLASVTLPLALLCIGASLDLSMLRRSSFGAFAASAFKLLVVPVVLVAVGLLFGLGDQSLAILFLLAAAPTASASFIMARALGGNSQLAANIIAISTLFSIITASLGLALLKVYLP from the coding sequence CCTGCTCAGCGAGTCTTTTGTCGACGACGCGTCCAAGCTGGTGTTTCTGGTAACCCTGCCAGCGCTGTTGTTTTTCAATATTTTTGGCTCCAACGCCCACCTGGGTGATGAGTGGCCGCTGTTGCTCGCCGGGTTGATTGGTACGATTCTGACGGTGCCGCTGGCCTGGTTGGTGGCGCGCCCACTGGAGCATGGCGATCGCAGCGCCTTCATTCAGGGCGCCTTCCGCGGCAACCTCGGTATTATCGGCCTCGCTTGGGCGGCGAATGCCTACGGCGCCTCGGGTCTGGCCCAGGCCGCGTTGCTGATGGCAGTGATTACGATCTTTTACAACATCGCGGCGGTGGCACTTTTTGCGGTGTACAGTCAGAAAGCGCAGTTCAGCTGGAACAAGCTGGCAAAGGATATCCTGCGCAACCCGCTGATCGTGGCGATCGTGCTGGCGCTAGTGTCGAAGGCTGTGGGCCTCAGGCTGCCACAGGTAATCGTGCAGACCGGTGAGTACCTGGCCTCGGTAACCTTGCCACTGGCGCTGCTGTGCATCGGTGCCAGCCTGGATCTCAGCATGTTACGGCGAAGCTCCTTCGGGGCATTTGCGGCTAGCGCGTTCAAGTTGCTGGTTGTGCCGGTGGTACTTGTGGCGGTAGGGCTGCTGTTCGGGCTCGGTGACCAGTCGCTGGCAATTCTGTTTCTGCTCGCGGCGGCGCCAACCGCGTCTGCCTCCTTTATCATGGCGCGCGCGCTCGGCGGCAACAGCCAACTCGCGGCCAACATCATTGCGATCAGTACTCTGTTTTCTATTATTACCGCGAGCCTCGGGCTCGCGCTGTTGAAGGTGTATCTCCCATGA
- a CDS encoding secondary thiamine-phosphate synthase enzyme YjbQ: MAVGQLEIVVRGQGLHEFTREVEHWLAGQSYGGDGLCTLFIQHTSASLLIQENADPSARVDLENWLNRLVPENDPLYTHTLEGPDDMPAHIKSALTASSLSIPVVDGHLALGTWQGIYLWEHRYHAGKRRVIMHLGN, from the coding sequence ATGGCCGTTGGGCAACTGGAGATTGTAGTGCGGGGCCAGGGACTGCACGAATTCACCCGTGAGGTGGAGCACTGGCTGGCTGGTCAGAGTTACGGCGGGGATGGATTGTGCACGCTGTTTATTCAGCACACCTCCGCAAGCCTGCTGATCCAGGAGAACGCAGACCCCAGTGCCCGGGTTGATCTGGAGAACTGGCTGAACCGGCTGGTGCCGGAAAATGACCCACTGTACACGCACACTCTGGAAGGCCCCGATGATATGCCCGCTCACATCAAGTCCGCGCTGACCGCCAGCAGCCTCAGTATCCCGGTGGTGGACGGCCATCTGGCGCTGGGCACCTGGCAGGGCATTTACCTGTGGGAGCACCGCTATCATGCGGGCAAGCGCCGGGTGATCATGCACCTCGGCAATTAG